The Sporomusaceae bacterium region AACTTCTCCATGGGCCTGCCGCCGGTCGTCGTCGGCCTGTTCGTCAGCCTGCTCCTGTGGCGCTACGGTCCCCTCGGCGCCCTCGGCCTCATGTACACCCCCTGGGCCATCATCATCGCCCAGGCCGTCATCGCCAGCCCCATCATCGCCGGCCTCTCCTTCGCCGCCATCGGCAGCTTGAGCCCCAAACTCCGCCTTCAGCTCCTCTCCCTCGGAGCGACCGGCTGGCAGGTCAACTGGCAGCTCATCCGCGAAGCAAAACTCGGCCTCATGGCCGCCGTCATCGCCGGCTTCGGCGGCGTCGTCTCCGAAGTCGGCGCCTCGATGATGGTCGGCGGCAACATCAAAGGCCAGACCAGAGTCCTCACCACCGCCACCGTCATGGAAGTCGGCAAAGGCAACTACGACATCGCCATCGCCATCGCCTTCGTCCTTCTCTTCGTCGCCTACAGCGTCGTCGCTCTGCTCACATACCTCCAGCACAGCGGAAAGGGGGAAGGGCGATGACCGAAATCCTCGTTTCCCTTGAAAACGTCACCTTCGACCGCGGCCCCCGCAAACGCGTCCTCGACATCGACCGCCTCGCCGTCAGCCGCGGCGAACTCGTCGCCCTCGTCGGCCCCAACGGCGCCGGCAAAAGCACCCTCCTCCAGGTCATAAACCTTCTCCATCCCCACCGCGGTGCCATCGCCCTCTTCGGGCAGGACGCCCGCCGCGCCGACAAAACCGCCCTGCGCCGCCGCTGCGCCATGCTCTTCCAGGACGCCCTCCTCCTCGACGACACCGTCTTCGCCAACGTCGCCTGGCCTCTCAAAATCAGGGGAATCGGGCCTCATGACATCACAGCCCGCGTCCGCCGCGCCCTCGCCGACTTCCGCTGCGACCATCTCGGAGAACGGCGGGCCAGATCCCTGTCCGGCGGCGAAGCCCAGCGCGTCTCGCTCGCCCGTGCCCTCGCCGTCGACCCCGACCTCCTCCTCCTCGACGAACCCTTCTCCGCCCTCGACCCGGCGACCAGGAACGAACTCATCGGCGAAATCCGCCACCTGGCCGAAACAAGAGGCATGACCGTCATCCTCGTCAGCCACAGCTTCGCCGACGTCCTCCACTTCGCCGAACGGGCCGTCGTCATGGAAGCCGGCCGCATCGTCCAGGACGACAGGCCGGAAACCGTCCTGCGCCGCCCCGCCAACGAACAGATCGCCCGCCTCGTCGGCATGGACAACATCCTCCCCTGCCGGCTCGAAAGGGTGGGAGAAGAGACCTGCGTCACCCTCGCCGGCGGCCTGCGCTTCCCTTATCCCGCCGCCGTCAGCGGGCCGGTCTCCGCCTGCTGCCTCCCCGGCGACGCCCTCCAACTCTGGGACGACCGCCTCGCCGCCTCCACCGTGCCGTGGGTCGCCGTCGAAGGCCGCGTCCAGCGCCTGTTGCCCGGCATCGGCGCCGGCAAACTGTTCGTCCGCGCCGGCGAACTAACCCTCTGCGCCCGCGTACCGCGCGCCTTTGCCCCCGAAAGCGATACCGTAAAACTTGCCTTCGACCCTGCGGATGCCCATATAGTTTAATCTGATCTGTCTACAGAAGTGGGGGAGTACCGTGCCGAAATTCGCCGCCAACTTAAGCTTCCTCTTCACCGAAGTCCCGTTCCCGGAGCGCTTTGCCCTCGCCCGCGCGGCCGGCTTCACCGCCGTCGAATACCACTTCCCCTACGACTACAGCCCGGCCGCCCTCAAAGAGCGCCTCCAGACCAATGGCCTCAGCCAGGTCCTCTTCAACCTGCCGCCCGGCGACTGGGCTTCAGGCGAGCGCGGCATTGCCGCCGTCCCCGGTAGAAGTGCGGAATTCCGGGCCGGGGTGGGCAAAGCCGTCGAATACGCCTGCGCTTTAGGCGTGCCGCGGGTCAACTGCCTGGCCGGCATCATGGTAAAAGGCCACAGCGAAGCCGAGCACCGGCAGACGCTCGCCGCCAACGTGCGCTACGCCGCCGAAGCCTTCCACGCCAACGGCCTCAGCCTCGTCGTCGAAGCCATCAACCGCTTCGACATGCCCGGCTTCCTCCTCAACAAAACCTCCCAGGTACTAGAACTCATCGCAGAAGTAGCCATGCCCAACGTCTTCCTCCAGTACGACATCTACCATGCCCAGCGGGAAGAAGGCGGGCTTATCAGCACCCTGCGCAGCCATATCGCCCGCATCGGCCATATCCAGATCGCCGACAACCCCGGCCGTCACCAGCCGGGCACGGGGGAAATCGACTACCCCGCCATCTTTGCCGAACTCGACGCCCTTGGCTATGAAGGCCACATCGGCCTCGAATACATCCCCAGCCCCGACACCGCGGCCTCCCTCGGGTGGCTAAAACAGTTCGGCTACACGCTATGAGCAGGAAAAGCCGCCGCGACGGAGAAATAAAACAGCGCGAAAACATCCGGGGAGGGCGATAATATGATCAAACGCAACGGGAGTCTGCCCAGCGAAGTATTTGCCAACCGCTTCGGCGGCAACGGCGAGGTCAAGTTCACCAGAATAATCGAGAAGGACGACTTCCAGGGTAAGGGCAGATTATTCTCCATCACCGCCCTCGAGCCGGGCTGCTCCCTGGGCCTCCACACCCATACCGGCGAAATGGAGGTCTACTACATCCTCCGCGGCCAGGGCACCGTCAACGACAACGGCGCCGAAACCCTCGTCGGCCCCGGCGACGTCGTCCTCACCAAAGACGGCGAAAGCCACGCCATCGCCAACACCGGCGACACCACCCTCGAACTCGTCGCCCTGATACTGTTCAGCTAACACAAAAGGACCGCAACCTCCCGGTTGCGGTTCTTCTCATGTCGGCCGTCCAGCAGCGCCCATCTGCGGCGTACCCGCAAGGGGCAGGCCGCAGTTCTAAGCGCTTACGCGCTAAGAACTAGCGCACTTGCTCCTCGGCTGCCATCCTCAGCGTACGTTCGTGTACGCGCGATGCTGTTAAACCGATCCTGTGCAAACAACGCGTCTAAACATTGTCGCGGAGGAAACGGTGGTGTCAGCCTCCGGTGCGCCTTGCATCTGGGCACTTCTGAACGGCCGCGGCAATACGTTGTTTTAATACTTCCACGCCTTCTCGCCGCCGGCCTTTGCCTTCGGCATAAACCCGCCCGCGCCGGCCTTCACCTTCGGCATAAAGCCGCCGGGGCCGGCCTTCGCCCGCGGCGCGAACCCGCCGCCCGAACGCCGCTGGTTGCCGCCATACCGCGGCCTTAAAGGCGCCTCCTCCGTGATCTTCACCGGCGTCGTCACCGGCTCCTTCGTCAGCATCTTCAGCGCCGCCGCCAGCAGCGACACCGAATCCAGCTCCCCTAAAAGCTCCTCGGCCCGGCCGCGGTACTGCTCGGCGCCGCCTTCCTCCACCTGCTGCAGCAGCCGCTCAACAGCCAGGCGCTGCTGGCCCGCCATCGCGTCCGTAAGCGTCGGGACGGCCATCTTGGCGATCTTGCGCCGCGTCGTATACTCGATGGAGCGGAGATGATCGAGCTCGCGGGGGATGACGAACGTCACCGCCATCCCCGTCTGTCCGGCCCGGCCGGTGCGGCCGATGCGGTGCACATAACTCTCCGCGTCCTGGGGGATATCGAAATTATACACATGGCTCACGCCGCTCACATCCAGGCCGCGGGCAGCGACATCGGTCGCCACCAGAATATCGGTTATCCCCTCGCGGAACTGGCGCAGCACCATATCCCGCTTCGTCTGCGTCAAATCGCCGTGGATGCCCTCCGCCGAATAACCGCGCTTCTTCAGCGCCTCGGCCAGCTCGTCCACGCGGCGTTTCGTCCGCCCGAAAACGATCGACAACTCGGGATCCTGAATATCGAGCAGGCGGCACAGCACATCGAACTTCTCGCGGTCGTGCAGCTCCACATACCGCTGCTCGGTCAGCGGCGCGGTAACCTCCTTATTTTTCACGCTGATCAGCGCCGGATCGCGCTGGAACCGCTGCGCCAGGTTCTGAATCTGCCGGGGCATGGTCGCCGAAAATAAAACCGTCTGGTGCTCGGCGGTGATCGTCGCCAGGATCTTCTCGATATCCTCGATAAAGCCCATGTTCAGCATCTCGTCCGCCTCGTCGAGAATCACCATCCGCGTATCGTTCAGCCTGATCGTCCGCCGATCCATATGGTCCATTAGCCGTCCCGGCGTTGCCACGATAATCTGCGGCCCTCTTTTCAGCGCCTTGATCTGGCGCCCGATATCCTGGCCGCCGTATATCGGCAGCGCGTGGGCAGCCGTGAACTGCCCGATCTTATTAAGCTCCTCCGCCACCTGAATGGCGAGCTCGCGCGTCGGCGTCAGCACGATCCCCTGGAGAGGCGCGGCGCTCTGGCCCACCGTCTCCAGCAGCGGAATGCCGAAAGCCGCCGTTTTTCCCGTCCCCGTCTGCGCCTGGCCGACAAGATCCCGGCCGGTCATCAGCACCGGGATCGTTTCCACCTGGATCGGCGTCGGCTCCTCGAACCCCATCTCGTTCAGCGCCCTCGCTATCTTGTCGCTTATCCCCAGTGCTTTAAATCTATCCAAATTAACTTCCTCCTTATATTCTTGTATCTATGTAGGTACCGCTAGTATTCCCCGCAGAAAAAAGAGAATTCCCTGCCGTGCGGCAGGGAATTCTCCGGCCGAAAAGATTACAAAAACTAAAAATCCCCCGCCAAACGGCGGGGGATTTTGAAATCCTAGTAACGCTTGTTGGCGGCGAAGCAGTCGCGGCAGTAAACCGGACGGTCGCTGCTCGGACGGAAAGGAACCTGGGTCTGCACGCCACAGGCGGCGCAGGTAACGTCGTGCATTTCGCGCTGTTGGTAGCTGCCGCCGCGGCTCATGCCACGGTTCTGCTGCTTGCGGGCTGCACGGCACTCGGGGCAACGGCCCGGCTCGTTGGTGAAGCCTTTCTCGGCGAAGAAATCTTGCTCCGAAGCGGTGAACACGAACTCGGCGCCACAATCGCGGCAGGTAAGGTTTTTGTCTTGACTCATATCAATAGCCTCCTCAAAATTTTTACCCAAATAGATAATTGAGAACTCATCGGGCTTCCCGTTTGAGAAGGACTAATGAAACTTCCCTAGCCTATTATATGGGCTCTTAAACTATAACCTAATTTTGGGCGATAGTCAAGGAAAAACCAGAAAAAATTTTCCGCCGCCGCCCTCGCGGCGGAAAACAACCTCGCCGAGCCGGTAAACGCCGGCGGATTTCGAATAAAAAATGTAAGAATTAGCGGTGGCAAGCCTAATAATATAAAGAATTAATACTCGATTTGCTAATCGAGGAAAAACATTGCCCCCGCCGCTTTAATAGTGTAAAATATAAACATGACTACCGTCGCAACCGACCATTACAGGAGGATATAATGAAAAGCACAGACAACTGGTGGTTCTATCAGGACTCGAAAGGGCAGTGGCGGTGGAAACGGACAACCTTCGTCGGCAAAATCGTCGGCTACTCCCCTGGCTATCCCAGCAAAGAAGACTGCATCGCCCACGCGAAGCTCAGCGGCTACCTCGGCTAATCGTTTTCGGAGCGGAAAGGAGTTCCCGGCATGAAAACCCACGCCGACATCATCGACCAGCTGAAGACCATGGAAGCCTACCTCAGGGAAGAATTCGCCGTCACCCAGATGGGATTGGTCTCCACCAACGTCGAATACAAGCCTGTAGCCAGCGTCCGTCTGTTCGTCGTCGGCCCTGGGCCGGCCGTCTTCGGCCCGCTTGAGGAATATCTCGCAGACAAACTTGACCTAACCGTCGAAGTCATAGCGCGGGCGAACGCCAACGGCACCTTCCGGTACGTGTTCACCTCGCCCCGTGCTGAATAACATAGTTTCGGTTCACAGGCAGCCCCTTCCGGGGCTGTTTTTGCGTCTAATCGCCCGCTCGCCTCGCCGCCATTGCACAATAATTGGAACTATTCAGGGAAATAGGCAGGATAATTGGCAACAACCACCGAAATACATTTTAGATTTTAAATCTAAAAATTAAACTTCTTATATAAACTCGCGCTCAGCGACACGGTTTAGGAGGCTTTAAGGATTGGAAACAATGCATTACCCGACCCAGACACTCGTCGACGTGGCTTACAAAGCGCTCAAGAAAGACATCGCGGAAGGCGTTCTGATCCCCGGCCAAAAACTCATCACCCGTGAACTCAACGAAAGATACCGCATCAGCGAAACCCCCATCAAACAGGCTCTCAACAGACTGATAACCGAAGGCCTTGTGGAAAGCACCCCCCGCCGGGGCCACAAAGTCAGGGATATCAAATGGGACGAGATCGAAGAACTGTGGGACATCCGGCTGATGTTCGAAACCTACTACGCCAGCCAGATAATCCGCAACTTCGACACCGCCACCGCCGAAAAACTCGCCGCCAACATCGTCGAACACACCCGCATCATCGAAAACGCCGCCGACCTCAACGACTACTTCCGCAACTACTACCTCGACCAGGAATTCCACCAACTGTACGTCAAATGCGCCGGCAACAAAAGGATGGCGAGGATATTCAACGCCCTCGGCACCCACGTATACTCCTACTATATCTACGGGCGGCAGGGCAAAGAAGAAACCATCGCCGGCGTCAAGGAGCACGAAGCCATCTTCGCCGCCCTCATCGCCGGGGACGAGGACGAACTCAAACGCTGCGTGGCAATCCACATCACCAACGCCAAAAACAAGGTCAACAGAATCCTCGGAAAAGGGTAGGCACCAATTGCTCTTACTGCTGGCAGAAAGGAAAAGGGAGGGAGAGGGTATAAACAGCGGCCGGCATCTGGGTGTATTTAATTTTAGAGGGAGGGAACAGTTTAGTGAAAAAGTACGCCAAGCTTATCGGTATCCTCATGGTTTTGGTAATGGTCTCGGTGCTCGTGGCCGCCTGCGGCAAGTCCGAGCCGGCCAAACAGGAAGCTCCCAAGCAAAAATTCGTCCTCAAATTCAACCACGTCCTCGCCGAATCCGAGCCCTTCAACAAAGGCTTCCAGAACTGGGCCAAGGCCGTTAAGGAACGCACCAACGGCGGTCTGGAGATCCAGGTCTTCCACAGCGCCCAGCTCGGTGTCGAAGAAGACATCATCGAACAGATCCGCAAAGGCGCCAACGTCGGCCAGAACACCGACTCCGCCCGCCTCGGCATGTACGTGCCCGCCATTGCCGTCATGAACGCCCCCTACTTCGTCGACTCCATCGACGAAGTCGCCAAACTCCGCGAACTCGCCACCGTCAAGGCCTGGCAGAAAGAACTCGAAGACAAGCACGGCATCAAGATCCTGTCCTTCACCTGGGTACAGGGTATGAGGCACATGGTAACAAATAAACCGATCAAAACCCCCGAAGACCTCAAGGGCCTGCGCATCCGTACCCCGGGCGTCCCCATCTGGCAGGAATCCATCCGTGCCATCGGCGCCACCCCTGTAGCCCTGCCCTTCGGTGAAGTCTACATCGCCACCCAGCAGAAAGCCATCGACGGCGCCGACCTCGTCTACCGCAACGTCACCGGCGCCAAACTCTTCGAAGTCGCCAAATACATGAGCGAAACCAAACACATCCTCCTCATCAACTTCGAAGTCGTCAGCAAAAAATGGTTCGACTCCCTGCCGCCCGAATACCAGAAAATCCTCGTAGAAGAGTGCGATAAAGCCGGCCTCGAGACCTCCCGCGTAATGGAGAAAGAAATCGAAGCCCTCCAGAAAGAACTGACCGGCAAAGGCATGACCATCGTCAAGGACGTCGACATCGCCGCCTTCAAGAAAGCCGGCGAAGGCGCCTACCAAGTCCTCAAGCTCACCGAAGTCCGCGATCAGCTCTACAAGGAAATGGGCAAAAAGAAATAGTCATCCGGTGCGAACTGATCGGTTATCCGGCCCCGCCGCCCGCGGCGGGGCCGGAAACTGGCTTTTCGCCGCAAAGGCGGGGGAATTGAGTCGTGAAAAAGCTTTACGAAAACATCATCAAATTTGAAGTCCGGATCGCAATGGCCTGCCTCGCGCTCCTGTCCGCCCTGGTCCTCTTCTCGGCGGTCGCCAGAACGATCGGCATGCCGGTCAAATGGGCGGTCGACGCCGCCACCTTCCTGTTTGCCTGGTGCGTCTTCCTCGGCAGCGACGCCGCCATGCGCCACGACAAACTGTTCGCCATCGAAGTCATCACCGGCAAGCTGCCCAAGAAAGTGCAGCACTGGTTAAAACTTATAAACTGGGGCATCATCATCGCTTTTCTCGCCTTCCTGATCGTCTACGGCATTCAGCTTTCCTACGACACCAGGCTAAGAGCCTTCCAGGGCATCCCCGGCTTCAGCTACACCTGGGTCACCATCAGCGTACCGCTGGGGTCGCTGCTCATGCTGATAACCGCCGTCCTCAAGGCCAAGCAGCAAATCAAGGCCGGCTACGCAAATATCAGGAGCAGCGGAGGCGGCAAAGAGCTTCTCTAAGCCGCTGTCGCCGACAGGAGGATTGACACATGACCGAAGTATTCGCCACCTTTTTCATACTGATGCTCATGGGCATGCCGGTTTGCTTCGCCATCGGCATTGCCGGCACGGTATTCTTCTTCTCGCAGCCCACCCTGCCGTCCAGCATCCCGGTACAGCTCACCCTCACCCAGACGCAGAGCTTCGTGCTACTCGCCATTCCCCTCTTCATGTTTGCCGGCAACCTCTTAAACGAATCCGGCATCACCCACCGGCTGATGAAGCTCTCGGCCGTACTCGCCGGCCACATGCGCGCCGGCCTCGCCCAGGTCAACACCGTCCTCGCCGCCATGATGGGCGGCATCACCGGCTCCGCTATCGCCGACGCCACCATGCAGGCCCGCGTCCTCGGACCCGGCATGATCGAGCGCGGCTACTCGCGCGGCTTCGCCGCCGGCGTCATCGGCTTCAGCTCCCTCATCGTCACCATGATCCCCCCCGGCATCGGCCTCATCCTTTACGGCAGCATCGGCGAAGTCTCCATCGGCCGCCTGTTCGCCGGCGGACTGGTCCCCGGCTTCCTCATGACCGTCCTCATGATGCTCGCCATCTCCTGGACCGCGCGGCGTAAAGGCTATGAGCCCGAGCGTCAGCAGCCAGTTTCCTTCAAGGAAGGCTTCGCCACCTTCATGGAATGTATCTGGGCCTTCCTGTTTCCCATCTTGCTCATTGCCGGCCTCAGGTTCGGTTTCTTTACCCCCTCCGAAGCCGGCGCCTTCGCCGTCGCCTACGCGATAATCATCGGCCTCGCCGTCTACCGCGAACTCACCTGGAAAAAATTCCTCAAAACCCTCGAAGAAACCGTCACCGATATCGGCATGGTAATGCTCCTCATCTGTATGTCGGCCATCTTCAGCTATGGCCTTACCTGGGAGCAGATTCCCCAGCAGCTCGCCGAATTCATGCTCGGCATTTCCTCCACCCCGTGGGTGATAATGCTCATCATCATCGTCTTCCTTCTCGTCGCCGGCATGTTCATGGACTCCACCGTCCTTATCCTGCTCCTCACCGCCATCCTCATCCCCGTAGTCAAAGAAGTCGGCATCGACCTCGTCCACTTCGGCGTCATCATGATTCTCACCCTCACCTTCGGCCTGCTCACCCCGCCCGTCGGCGTGGTGACGTATATCGTCTGCACCATCTTCGAATGCTCAATATCCTCTCTCTTCAAAGAAGCCTGGCCGCTCTTCCTCGCCTGCGTCGCCGTGGCCCTCGCCTGCGTCTTCTTCCCCGAGCTAGTGCTATTCGTTCCCGACCTCATCTTTGGGAAGCAACTGTAGCGTCGCAATCCGCAAACATACATAACGGAGTGATAAAATATGCGATTCACCGGTAAAGTCGTCCTCATCACCGGCGCCGGCGCCGGCATCGGCCGCGCCGCCGCCGAACTCTTCGCCTGCGAAGGCGCCAGCGTCGTCGTCAACAGCGTCTCGGCCAGCGGCGCCGAAACCCTCGCCCTCGTCAAAAAAGCCGGCGGCGCCGGCCTCTTCGTCCAGGGTGACGTCGCCAACGCCGCCGACGCCAAACGGATGGTCGACGAAGCCGTCCGCGCCTTCGGCAAACTCGACATCCTCGCCAACGTCGCCGGCATCGTCATCGGCGGCCGGGTCGACACCCTGAGCGAGGAAGACTTCGACCGCACCATGGACGTCAACGTCAAGGGCACCTTCCTCACGTGCAAATACGCCGTACCGGAAATGAAAAAGAACGGCGGCGGCGTCATCGTCAACGTCTCCTCCGTCGCCGCCTTCAAAGGCTTCCCCGAGCGCAGCGTCTACGCCGCCTCCAAAGGCGCGGTCGTCGCCCTCTCCAAAGCCATGGCCGCCGACTACATCAAAGACAACATCCGCGTCAACGTCGTCTGCCCCGGCACCACCGACAGCCCCTCGATGGAAGCGCGCATGCGGTCCGCCGCCGACTACGAGGCCGCCAAAGCCGCCTTCATCGCCCGCCAGCCCATGGGCCGCCTCGGCGCCCCCGAAGAAATCGCCCACGCCATCCTCTTCGCCTGCTGCGACGAAGCAGCCTTCTTTAACGGGGGCATCCTGACCATCGACGGCGGCGCGACCATTTAAACTCGGTCGTTGATAACCTACCATCTGCGGCGTTGCTCCTCAGAGCGCTTGCTTGCGTACATCCGAGTACGCGGCGCGGCGCGCTCTTCCGGTGCGCCTTGCATCTGGCAGGTTCTGAACGACCTCGTGCTTAGTGCCATAAGAACGAAAGAAGACCTGGCGTTTACGCCAGGTCTTTCTTATCGACATCAATCCCGTACTTTTTCTCCAAAAATCCGATCAGCCCGCCGGCGGACAGCACATCCATCACCGGCGCCGACAGCGGCGCGGCGTGGTACGTCTCGCCCTTCGTCACATTCGTGATCGACCCCGTTCCCAGGTCGATCGCCACGATATCGCCGTCCGCGATCCTGTCCGTCTCCGCGCACTCCAGCACCGGCAAACCGATATTGATTGCATTGCGGTAAAAGATGCGGGCGAAAAACTTCGCCACGATCGCCCCCACGCCCGCCATCTTCAGCGCGATCGGCGCCGTCTCGCGGCTCGAGCCGGGGCCGAAATTCGCCCCGGCGACGAGGATATCGCCCGGCGCCACCTTTGCGCCGAACCGCTCGTCGATCCCCTCCATCGCGTGCTGGGCGACCACCTCCAGCGACTTCTCCAGATACTGGGGCGGGGAAATAAGATCAGTGTTGATATTATCGCCGTACTTCAGCGCCTTGCCTTTGACAATACTCATCATATCAGCCCTCCTGCAAAAACTTGCGCGGGTCGGTTATCCGCCCCTCAATCGCCGCCGCCGCCACTGACGCCGGCGACCCCAGGAAGATCTCCGCCTCCTTGTGGCCCATCCGGCCGACGAAATTGCGGTTTGTCGACGAAATCGCCCGT contains the following coding sequences:
- a CDS encoding ABC transporter permease, with the translated sequence MHDIWQGLGQAFSLLAGGDSELYDVIFLTLRVSGLATVISVLIGLPVGLWLALREFPGKRLLVSLVNFSMGLPPVVVGLFVSLLLWRYGPLGALGLMYTPWAIIIAQAVIASPIIAGLSFAAIGSLSPKLRLQLLSLGATGWQVNWQLIREAKLGLMAAVIAGFGGVVSEVGASMMVGGNIKGQTRVLTTATVMEVGKGNYDIAIAIAFVLLFVAYSVVALLTYLQHSGKGEGR
- a CDS encoding ABC transporter ATP-binding protein, which codes for MTEILVSLENVTFDRGPRKRVLDIDRLAVSRGELVALVGPNGAGKSTLLQVINLLHPHRGAIALFGQDARRADKTALRRRCAMLFQDALLLDDTVFANVAWPLKIRGIGPHDITARVRRALADFRCDHLGERRARSLSGGEAQRVSLARALAVDPDLLLLDEPFSALDPATRNELIGEIRHLAETRGMTVILVSHSFADVLHFAERAVVMEAGRIVQDDRPETVLRRPANEQIARLVGMDNILPCRLERVGEETCVTLAGGLRFPYPAAVSGPVSACCLPGDALQLWDDRLAASTVPWVAVEGRVQRLLPGIGAGKLFVRAGELTLCARVPRAFAPESDTVKLAFDPADAHIV
- the hyi gene encoding hydroxypyruvate isomerase, with amino-acid sequence MPKFAANLSFLFTEVPFPERFALARAAGFTAVEYHFPYDYSPAALKERLQTNGLSQVLFNLPPGDWASGERGIAAVPGRSAEFRAGVGKAVEYACALGVPRVNCLAGIMVKGHSEAEHRQTLAANVRYAAEAFHANGLSLVVEAINRFDMPGFLLNKTSQVLELIAEVAMPNVFLQYDIYHAQREEGGLISTLRSHIARIGHIQIADNPGRHQPGTGEIDYPAIFAELDALGYEGHIGLEYIPSPDTAASLGWLKQFGYTL
- a CDS encoding cupin domain-containing protein, coding for MIKRNGSLPSEVFANRFGGNGEVKFTRIIEKDDFQGKGRLFSITALEPGCSLGLHTHTGEMEVYYILRGQGTVNDNGAETLVGPGDVVLTKDGESHAIANTGDTTLELVALILFS
- a CDS encoding DEAD/DEAH box helicase: MDRFKALGISDKIARALNEMGFEEPTPIQVETIPVLMTGRDLVGQAQTGTGKTAAFGIPLLETVGQSAAPLQGIVLTPTRELAIQVAEELNKIGQFTAAHALPIYGGQDIGRQIKALKRGPQIIVATPGRLMDHMDRRTIRLNDTRMVILDEADEMLNMGFIEDIEKILATITAEHQTVLFSATMPRQIQNLAQRFQRDPALISVKNKEVTAPLTEQRYVELHDREKFDVLCRLLDIQDPELSIVFGRTKRRVDELAEALKKRGYSAEGIHGDLTQTKRDMVLRQFREGITDILVATDVAARGLDVSGVSHVYNFDIPQDAESYVHRIGRTGRAGQTGMAVTFVIPRELDHLRSIEYTTRRKIAKMAVPTLTDAMAGQQRLAVERLLQQVEEGGAEQYRGRAEELLGELDSVSLLAAALKMLTKEPVTTPVKITEEAPLRPRYGGNQRRSGGGFAPRAKAGPGGFMPKVKAGAGGFMPKAKAGGEKAWKY
- a CDS encoding zinc-ribbon domain containing protein, which encodes MSQDKNLTCRDCGAEFVFTASEQDFFAEKGFTNEPGRCPECRAARKQQNRGMSRGGSYQQREMHDVTCAACGVQTQVPFRPSSDRPVYCRDCFAANKRY
- a CDS encoding GntR family transcriptional regulator, translating into MHYPTQTLVDVAYKALKKDIAEGVLIPGQKLITRELNERYRISETPIKQALNRLITEGLVESTPRRGHKVRDIKWDEIEELWDIRLMFETYYASQIIRNFDTATAEKLAANIVEHTRIIENAADLNDYFRNYYLDQEFHQLYVKCAGNKRMARIFNALGTHVYSYYIYGRQGKEETIAGVKEHEAIFAALIAGDEDELKRCVAIHITNAKNKVNRILGKG
- a CDS encoding C4-dicarboxylate TRAP transporter substrate-binding protein; amino-acid sequence: MKKYAKLIGILMVLVMVSVLVAACGKSEPAKQEAPKQKFVLKFNHVLAESEPFNKGFQNWAKAVKERTNGGLEIQVFHSAQLGVEEDIIEQIRKGANVGQNTDSARLGMYVPAIAVMNAPYFVDSIDEVAKLRELATVKAWQKELEDKHGIKILSFTWVQGMRHMVTNKPIKTPEDLKGLRIRTPGVPIWQESIRAIGATPVALPFGEVYIATQQKAIDGADLVYRNVTGAKLFEVAKYMSETKHILLINFEVVSKKWFDSLPPEYQKILVEECDKAGLETSRVMEKEIEALQKELTGKGMTIVKDVDIAAFKKAGEGAYQVLKLTEVRDQLYKEMGKKK
- a CDS encoding TRAP transporter small permease, producing the protein MKKLYENIIKFEVRIAMACLALLSALVLFSAVARTIGMPVKWAVDAATFLFAWCVFLGSDAAMRHDKLFAIEVITGKLPKKVQHWLKLINWGIIIAFLAFLIVYGIQLSYDTRLRAFQGIPGFSYTWVTISVPLGSLLMLITAVLKAKQQIKAGYANIRSSGGGKELL
- a CDS encoding TRAP transporter large permease; the protein is MTEVFATFFILMLMGMPVCFAIGIAGTVFFFSQPTLPSSIPVQLTLTQTQSFVLLAIPLFMFAGNLLNESGITHRLMKLSAVLAGHMRAGLAQVNTVLAAMMGGITGSAIADATMQARVLGPGMIERGYSRGFAAGVIGFSSLIVTMIPPGIGLILYGSIGEVSIGRLFAGGLVPGFLMTVLMMLAISWTARRKGYEPERQQPVSFKEGFATFMECIWAFLFPILLIAGLRFGFFTPSEAGAFAVAYAIIIGLAVYRELTWKKFLKTLEETVTDIGMVMLLICMSAIFSYGLTWEQIPQQLAEFMLGISSTPWVIMLIIIVFLLVAGMFMDSTVLILLLTAILIPVVKEVGIDLVHFGVIMILTLTFGLLTPPVGVVTYIVCTIFECSISSLFKEAWPLFLACVAVALACVFFPELVLFVPDLIFGKQL
- a CDS encoding glucose 1-dehydrogenase, with translation MRFTGKVVLITGAGAGIGRAAAELFACEGASVVVNSVSASGAETLALVKKAGGAGLFVQGDVANAADAKRMVDEAVRAFGKLDILANVAGIVIGGRVDTLSEEDFDRTMDVNVKGTFLTCKYAVPEMKKNGGGVIVNVSSVAAFKGFPERSVYAASKGAVVALSKAMAADYIKDNIRVNVVCPGTTDSPSMEARMRSAADYEAAKAAFIARQPMGRLGAPEEIAHAILFACCDEAAFFNGGILTIDGGATI
- a CDS encoding 3-isopropylmalate dehydratase, coding for MMSIVKGKALKYGDNINTDLISPPQYLEKSLEVVAQHAMEGIDERFGAKVAPGDILVAGANFGPGSSRETAPIALKMAGVGAIVAKFFARIFYRNAINIGLPVLECAETDRIADGDIVAIDLGTGSITNVTKGETYHAAPLSAPVMDVLSAGGLIGFLEKKYGIDVDKKDLA